The DNA window GTAGGGCCCGCCCGAAGGCCGGCGGTGGAACAGTCGCACGCTGACCCCGGTTTCGGAAACGTCGCGGATGACTGAGACGAATTCGCCCTTGGAACAGACCAGCTTGGCCGCGCGGATGAGCAGGGTGAAACGCGGCGAGGCACGCATCTCTTCGGGCGCGGCGAGGGGACGCGCGCCGGCCTCACCGGGCGTATCGGCACCGGTGGGCACCTCGCCGTCGGGCCACGGATTGCTCGCTGCGTCTTCCATAAATCGTGCCCTGCCGGAGCGCGCGCCAAGCGGCGATGCGACCGGTTAGAATGATCCCCGCAAGATGGAGGTCCGGCATATGCGCGCGCCGGTTAAGAGCTTCATAACGCTGATACGCGGGCAGGCACGGTGCCGCCCTCATGCAGAGCAGCGATAGGGCAAGGGAAACGTGCGGGTGGCGGGACTCGAACCCGCACGATCATAGGATCAGGGGATTTTAAGTCCCCGGCGTCTACCATTCCGCCACACCCGCTTGACCGAAGGGATAGCCAGAGCCGACCCAGCCCGCAACTCGCCCGCTTGCCAGCGGGCCCTCGCGCCCCCATTGTCGCGGCGATTGCGGGGATGGCGCGGCGCTCCGCCATCGGGCAGCAGAGCGGGCACCCCTCCCGCAGGCAGCGGAGCGTTAGGGCGAAAAACATGGCGGGCGATACGGTTCACGATGCACATTCGGTGGTGGCGACGATCCAGCCGGCGATCGCGCTGATCGGATTGGGCATAATCGCCGCGCTCGCCTCGCGCGCTGTGCGGCTCAATCCGATCGTCGGCTACATCGCGCTCGGCCTCGTCATCGGGGCGCTCGGCTATCGCGAGGCGTTCGGCGGGCCGGTCGTCGCCGCCATGGCCGAGGCGGGGATCATGTTCCTGCTGTTCAACCTGGGCCTGCATTTCTCGTTGGGACGGATCCGCGAGGAAGCGGCCAACATCTTCGGCTTCGGCAGCCTCCAGATGCTGGTTGCGGGCGGGGCCTTCATCGCACTGTTCCTGGCGTTCGGCCTGCCGACCGAATTTGCGGTGATCGGCGGCTTTGCGATGGGTCTGTCCTCGACCGCGGTGGTGATCGGCCTCGTGCGCGAACGGGGGCAGGAGGATTGCCCGGTCGGGCGCGCCTCGCAGTCGATCCTGATCTTTCAGGACATCGCCGCGATCCTGCTGCTGATCGCCGCGGGCGCGCTGGGGAGCGGCGGGGCGGTGCTGCCCGCATTGGGTCTTGCCGGGGTAAAGGCGCTCGCCGCCTTCGCCATCGCCGTGCTGTTCGCGCGCTATCTGACCGAGCCCCTGTTCCGCCTGATCGGGCGGCTGGGTTCGAGCGAGGTGTTCACCGCGACCGCCCTGTTCCTGGCGCTCGCGGCGGGATGGGCGGCGGGGATTTCGGGCCTCTCGCTGACATTGGGCGCGTTTCTCGGCGGCATGGCGGTGGCGGATTCGCCATGGCGGCTCATGGTGCAGAGCGAGATCGAGGCGTTTCGCGGGCTGTTTCTCAGTTTCTTCTTCATCTCGGTCGGGCTGATGATCGATCCCGCCGTGCTTTCGGCCAACTGGGCGCTGGTGCTGGCGGCGGCGGCAGGGCTGGTCGCGATCAAATGCGCGTTCAATGTCCTTGCCGCTCTCGCCAATCGCTGGTCGGTGCCGGGATCGGTGCAACTGGGCTTCCTGCTCGGCCAGGGGAGCGAGTTCGCGCTCGTCCTGTTCGCGGTTCCTACTGTCGCCGGGCTGGTCGAGGAGCGGCTGATCGCTATCCTCATCACCGCCATCGCGATCAGCCTTGCGGTCACCCCGGCGGTTTCCGCGCTGGGGCGAAGGCTCGCGGGGAAACTGCGGACCGGCCCGCCCGATGCCAAGCTTGGCGGAGACGATGCGCCGGTCGTGCTGATCGGGCTGACCAGCGCGGGCCGCGCGGTGGCCGATGCGCTGGGGCAGGAGGAGATCGGCTATCTCGCGCTCGAGGCCGATCATGACCGCTTCGAGCTCGCCCGCGCCGACGGCTATCCGGTCCACCGCGTCAACCCGGCCGATCCGCGCAGCTGGGACGCGCTCGGCATGGGGCGGCGCGAGATGGTGGTGGTGGCGAGCGGCAATGTCGCCGCCTCGCGCGCGCTCACCCCGCTGGTGCAGGAACGCTTTCCGGGAATCGCGCGGGTGATCGCGCTGCCGGATGCAGCGATGCAGGAGGAATTCTCGGCGCTCGGCATGGTCCCGGTGGACAGTACGGGCGACGAGGGCGCGGACCGGCTGGTCGAAGCTGTCTTCGCCGGTCTGGGACGCGAGCGGCGGCACGGCCGGGACGAAGCGGGCGCAGACACGCCCGCCGCGCTGGCGGCCTGAGCTCGCGGGCCTATTCGCCGTTCAGGCGCTTGCGGATTTCCTTGCCCGCCTTGAAATAGGGCACGCGCTTGGCCGGCACCTCGACCGTTTCGCCGGTGCGCGGATTGCGCCCGGTGCGGGCCTGCCTTTCGCGGGTGGAGAACGCGCCGAAACCGCGCAGTTCGACCCGCCCCCCTTCGGCCAGGCGCTGGGCAATTTCATCGAAGAAGATGTCGACGACCTGCTCGACCTCTTCGGCGCGCAGTTCGGGATTGTCCTTGTGAAGTGCCTGCAGCAATTCGGATCTGATCATGTCTTGCCTCCCGGAACCAGCACGGCGACAATTTCGCGCTGGCCCGATGGCGGGTGCCCCCCGCTATTCCCCTTGCAGCCCGGACCCGACGGGCGACGTCGAAGCGAATAACCTGCCAGAGGATTGCGGGCGCTGCAAGCAAGAGCAGTCGTCCAATGAGCGGATTCCGATGGAATCGCACCCGATTTCATGGAAATCTCGCGATGTGAGCGTTCACCCGCGTTCGAGAAGCTGCGCGATGTCGAGCCCAAGCCGCTCCATC is part of the Erythrobacter litoralis genome and encodes:
- a CDS encoding integration host factor subunit beta, translating into MIRSELLQALHKDNPELRAEEVEQVVDIFFDEIAQRLAEGGRVELRGFGAFSTRERQARTGRNPRTGETVEVPAKRVPYFKAGKEIRKRLNGE
- a CDS encoding cation:proton antiporter, encoding MAGDTVHDAHSVVATIQPAIALIGLGIIAALASRAVRLNPIVGYIALGLVIGALGYREAFGGPVVAAMAEAGIMFLLFNLGLHFSLGRIREEAANIFGFGSLQMLVAGGAFIALFLAFGLPTEFAVIGGFAMGLSSTAVVIGLVRERGQEDCPVGRASQSILIFQDIAAILLLIAAGALGSGGAVLPALGLAGVKALAAFAIAVLFARYLTEPLFRLIGRLGSSEVFTATALFLALAAGWAAGISGLSLTLGAFLGGMAVADSPWRLMVQSEIEAFRGLFLSFFFISVGLMIDPAVLSANWALVLAAAAGLVAIKCAFNVLAALANRWSVPGSVQLGFLLGQGSEFALVLFAVPTVAGLVEERLIAILITAIAISLAVTPAVSALGRRLAGKLRTGPPDAKLGGDDAPVVLIGLTSAGRAVADALGQEEIGYLALEADHDRFELARADGYPVHRVNPADPRSWDALGMGRREMVVVASGNVAASRALTPLVQERFPGIARVIALPDAAMQEEFSALGMVPVDSTGDEGADRLVEAVFAGLGRERRHGRDEAGADTPAALAA